The Sphingomonas alpina genome has a segment encoding these proteins:
- a CDS encoding YqgE/AlgH family protein, translated as MESAAYLTGQFLLAMPGIGDPRFEHAVIAICAHDGGGAIGIGLGATIGGLGLHTVLDQFKIDPGDAPDAPVHFGGPVEPRRGFVIHSNDWGGQDTIDVAGRWALSGTIDVLRAIAAGKGPRHWVVALGYAGWSEGQLDEEMTRHGWFNVPGDLELLYDTPADARWARGFAVAGVDTRLLASGAGTA; from the coding sequence ATGGAAAGTGCAGCGTATCTGACCGGACAATTTCTCCTCGCCATGCCGGGGATCGGGGATCCGCGATTCGAACATGCCGTCATCGCGATCTGCGCGCATGACGGGGGGGGGGCGATCGGTATCGGCCTCGGCGCGACGATCGGCGGCCTCGGGCTGCACACGGTGCTCGATCAGTTCAAGATCGACCCGGGCGACGCGCCCGACGCGCCGGTACATTTCGGTGGCCCGGTCGAGCCACGCCGCGGCTTCGTGATTCATTCCAACGATTGGGGCGGCCAGGATACGATCGATGTTGCCGGCCGCTGGGCGCTGAGCGGCACGATCGACGTGCTGCGCGCGATCGCCGCGGGCAAAGGGCCGCGCCACTGGGTCGTCGCGCTCGGCTATGCCGGATGGAGCGAGGGCCAGCTGGATGAGGAGATGACCCGGCACGGCTGGTTCAACGTGCCGGGCGACCTGGAGCTGCTGTACGACACGCCCGCCGATGCGCGCTGGGCGCGCGGGTTCGCAGTGGCGGGGGTGGATACCCGGCTGCTGGCCAGCGGGGCGGGCACCGCCTGA
- a CDS encoding DEAD/DEAH box helicase family protein encodes MISEMAFQGRWRDYQDQVLADLDTHLADDKLHVVAAPGSGKTVLGLEVMRRIGQPALILAPTIAVRNQWVDRLCAMFLPAPHTQPDWVSTSLAAPAPVTVLTYQALYAAMGEIGDRIEPDIINPEIIADDTVEEQADAAPVRIETLLAYFQALGPTTIILDEAHHLRREWWRALNALHAALPEARLVSLTATPPYDVEYTEWIRYETLCGPIDAEIPVPELVRNGDLCPHQDHVHVSQPTGSEDAVLAARRDGLYAFVTTLLADAGFRALILAHPYLTNTAAHEEEILAAPEFFSSMLIFAFSTDAPPPREALHLLGIGRADMPPMSLGWLEILLTGLLFAKVDQIEDKARLTAIRADLRQLGAIEARRVRLVDQSELHSTVAGSIAKLGSVIEIAQHEVKALGDDLRMVVLADHVRAGDMPRRAGDPFLPTKLGVVPIFEALRRAGIGAAKLGILTGSLVIVPIEAQSALERGAYEVGIAADHLRIMPLGHDPRYLRIEIGGESGHRIVQLITALFNQGEVTLLVGTQALLGEGWDAPTVNTLVLANYVGSYMLSNQMRGRAIRTDPRRPDKAANIWHLATVVPQTLAGALSRGLGWLANDDPSDPIGRPLGPDMAMLIRRFRAFEGISETGSAQIENGLGRLGLAGRDWNAAAIRALNAETLVRSGQRAGLGPRWRAALDGTTVRPRMRQITRVNHTPRLLPLADTLRYLAITGVIGGLFSAANALRNRGLPSSWGVAAMIFLGLTLLYALPKLGKALYLLVRNGTLEGSMTQVGQAVVDSARICRPARQRPRRHSDRGAQKRAGQVARPYRGRDAHRGTPHPRLDRGSPRSGAQPALSAHARLAARPLAQDRLSRRADGHRPAQGRRRILRPALGQACRHREARLSAQRKRTAHPAQGADAIDGGGLPARRRPVERVAVRLRSISRAPSLFLRGRIRTPESRRRGAEHLRHARVAAALAVKDRHDRAGLRRGHRRPDLAFLKERVPPRHDLRTARRRGRRIGEANDKQTGVAFDAIRAGEAQVMALGPDGIASQCWIDMGLDQGSDLATGAIFLLQPGVREMLLDRAAQGVHRRGRRRCGISGQCLGRGVGVRCSGGVDHGRR; translated from the coding sequence ATGATATCGGAAATGGCGTTCCAGGGACGCTGGCGCGATTATCAGGACCAGGTCCTGGCCGATCTCGATACGCATCTCGCCGACGATAAGCTGCATGTCGTTGCGGCACCCGGATCGGGCAAGACCGTGCTTGGGCTGGAAGTGATGCGCCGCATCGGCCAGCCGGCCCTGATTCTCGCGCCGACGATCGCGGTGCGCAACCAATGGGTCGATCGGCTGTGCGCGATGTTCCTGCCCGCACCGCATACTCAGCCCGACTGGGTGTCGACCTCGCTTGCTGCGCCGGCCCCGGTCACGGTGCTCACCTATCAGGCGCTCTATGCCGCAATGGGCGAAATCGGGGACCGGATCGAACCCGATATCATCAACCCGGAAATCATCGCAGACGATACGGTCGAAGAGCAGGCGGATGCCGCTCCGGTACGGATCGAAACGCTGCTCGCCTATTTCCAGGCGCTGGGTCCGACCACGATCATCCTCGATGAGGCGCATCACCTGCGACGCGAATGGTGGCGAGCGCTCAACGCGCTCCATGCCGCGCTGCCCGAGGCGCGGCTCGTATCGCTGACGGCAACCCCTCCCTATGATGTCGAGTACACCGAATGGATCCGGTACGAGACGCTGTGCGGCCCGATCGATGCCGAAATCCCGGTGCCCGAACTGGTCCGCAACGGCGATCTGTGCCCGCATCAGGACCATGTCCATGTATCACAGCCGACCGGCTCGGAAGACGCCGTGCTCGCGGCGCGGCGCGACGGCCTTTATGCTTTCGTGACGACCCTGCTCGCCGATGCCGGGTTCCGCGCGCTGATCCTTGCTCATCCCTATCTGACGAATACCGCGGCGCATGAGGAGGAGATTCTGGCGGCACCCGAATTCTTCTCGTCGATGCTGATCTTTGCCTTCTCGACAGACGCGCCGCCACCGCGCGAGGCGCTTCACCTCCTCGGCATCGGCCGCGCCGACATGCCGCCCATGTCGCTCGGCTGGCTGGAAATCCTGCTCACCGGCCTGTTGTTCGCCAAGGTCGACCAGATCGAGGACAAGGCCCGGCTGACCGCAATCAGAGCCGACCTCCGGCAACTCGGCGCGATCGAGGCGCGCCGCGTCCGCCTGGTCGACCAGAGCGAACTCCATTCGACCGTCGCCGGCAGCATCGCCAAGCTGGGCAGCGTGATCGAGATCGCACAGCATGAGGTCAAGGCGCTGGGCGACGATCTGCGCATGGTCGTGCTGGCCGATCATGTTCGCGCCGGAGACATGCCGCGCCGTGCCGGCGACCCGTTCCTGCCCACAAAACTTGGCGTCGTGCCCATTTTCGAAGCGCTCCGGCGCGCAGGGATCGGTGCTGCGAAGCTGGGCATACTCACCGGCTCGCTGGTGATCGTCCCGATCGAGGCGCAATCCGCCCTGGAGCGCGGCGCATACGAGGTCGGCATTGCCGCCGATCATCTCCGCATCATGCCGCTTGGCCACGACCCGCGCTATCTCCGCATCGAGATCGGCGGAGAAAGCGGCCACCGCATCGTCCAGCTCATCACTGCATTGTTCAATCAGGGCGAGGTGACCCTGCTGGTCGGCACCCAGGCCCTGCTCGGCGAAGGCTGGGACGCGCCGACCGTCAACACGCTGGTGCTGGCCAATTATGTCGGATCGTACATGCTGTCCAACCAGATGCGCGGCCGGGCGATCCGCACCGATCCACGGCGCCCCGACAAGGCAGCCAATATCTGGCATCTCGCAACGGTCGTGCCGCAAACCCTGGCCGGCGCGCTGTCACGAGGCCTGGGCTGGCTTGCCAACGACGACCCGTCCGATCCGATCGGCCGTCCGCTCGGTCCCGACATGGCAATGTTGATCCGCCGTTTCCGGGCGTTCGAGGGGATCAGCGAAACCGGATCGGCGCAGATCGAAAACGGCCTCGGACGGCTCGGCCTGGCGGGACGCGACTGGAATGCCGCGGCGATCCGGGCCCTGAATGCGGAAACGCTGGTGCGATCCGGCCAGCGTGCAGGCCTGGGCCCGCGCTGGCGCGCCGCGCTCGACGGAACGACCGTCCGGCCGAGGATGCGGCAGATCACGCGGGTCAATCATACACCGCGCCTGCTGCCGCTCGCCGATACGCTACGCTATCTCGCCATCACCGGCGTGATCGGCGGCCTGTTTTCCGCCGCCAACGCCCTGCGCAACCGTGGCCTGCCGTCGAGTTGGGGTGTGGCGGCGATGATCTTTCTCGGACTCACCCTGCTCTATGCGCTGCCCAAGCTGGGCAAGGCGCTTTACCTGCTGGTGCGCAACGGAACACTGGAGGGCAGCATGACGCAGGTCGGGCAAGCGGTGGTCGATTCTGCTCGCATATGCCGGCCTGCTCGGCAGCGACCCCGACGCCATTCGGATCGAGGCGCGCAAAAGCGCGCTGGGCAAGTCGCTCGTCCATATCGAGGGCGCGACGCGCATCGAGGAACGCCTCATCCTCGACTCGATCGAGGAAGTCCTCGGTCCGGTGCGCAACCCGCGCTATCTGCTCATGCGCGGCTCGCCGCTCGGCCGCTGGCTCAGGATCGATTATCACGCCGTGCCGACGGCCATCGGCCAGCACAAGGACGCCGCCGAATTCTTCGCCCGGCGCTGGGCCAGGCATGTCGGCACAGGGAAGCTCGTCTATCTGCGCAGCGCAAAAGGACGGCGCATCCTGCTCAGGGCGCGGACGCGATCGATGGCGGCGGGCTTCCAGCGCGCCGTCGACCGGTTGAGCGTGTGGCAGTAAGGCTCAGGTCAATCTCTCGAGCGCCTTCTCTATTCTTGCGCGGCAGGATTCGTACCCCCGAAAGCCGCCGCCGCGGCGCCGAGCACCTCCGTCATGCGCGGGTCGCCGCCGCTCTCGCTGTAAAAGATCGCCACGATCGGGCCGGCCTGCGCCGCGGCCATCGGCGACCTGATCTCGCTTTTCTGAAGGAACGCGTTCCGCCTCGCCACGACCTTCGCACCGCGCGCCGTCGCGGTCGCCGCATCGGCGAAGCGAACGACAAACAAACCGGCGTGGCGTTCGATGCCATCCGTGCCGGAGAAGCGCAGGTCATGGCCCTCGGTCCCGATGGCATCGCGAGTCAGTGCTGGATCGACATGGGCCTTGATCAGGGCAGCGACCTCGCTACCGGCGCGATCTTCCTGCTTCAACCGGGCGTCAGGGAAATGCTGCTCGATCGCGCCGCGCAAGGCGTCCACCGCCGAGGGCGCCGGCGATGCGGCATTTCCGGCCAGTGCCTCGGTCGCGGTGTTGGCGTCCGCTGCAGCGGCGGTGTTGACCACGGGCGACGCTGA